Below is a genomic region from Candidatus Marsarchaeota archaeon.
AATGGAATGCAGCCGGAGAAAGCGCGAAAAAACGGATTCATGAACAAGGAGATGCGCCGCATGATAATAAAGCTGGTGCTTCTGTCGAAGCTCAAGGCCAAGAAATGCTATACGTACGAGCTTATAAGCATGGTCGGAAGCAGCGGCAAGGCCCACGCTTTCGGCATAGAGAAGCCAGAGCTCAAGAACGACATATACAATACGATGCACGCGCTTGAAAAATCAGGCTACATAAAGCTCTCAGAATCGAAAAACAGTTCAAACAAAAGGTATTATGAGATAACTCCAGAGGGCAGAGCCGCGCTCCAGAAGTCCAAGGGCCTAATGATAAGATACATGCGCGAGCTTGTCAAAATCATAAGGTGACGTTCATGCCAAGGGACATAATAGAACTCAGCAACGTTGTTAAAAAATTCGGAGATTTCACCGCAGTGGACGGCATAAGCCTTAGCGTCAAGGAGGGCGAGATATTCGGTTTGCTGGGTCCCAACGGGGCTGGGAAGACAACCACGATAAACATGCTGTTGGGCCTTCTTACTCAAACTTCCGGAACGATAAAGATCGATGGAATGGACATGAAGCACAACTCCGAAGCGATAAAGCAAAGCATGGGCCTGATGACGCAGGAAACGGTTGTAGACGGCGACCTTACGGCAGTCCAGAACCTTGACATATTCGCTGAGCTTTACAACATGGGCGTTGAGGAAAAGGAAAAGGCAATCCAGCATGCACTGGAAGAGGCAAACCTCCTGGATTTCAAGGACGAGAAAGCTGGCTCGTTCTCTGGAGGCATGCAAAGGAGGCTCAACCTGGTAAAGTCAATGCTTCATAACCCGCACATACTTGTGCTTGACGAGCCTACGACTGGCTTGGATGTGCAGAACAGGGTGTCAATGTGGGAAGACATACGCAAGCTCAACAGGAACGGAGTTACAGTAATACTTACAACGCAGTACCTTGAGGAAGCAGACTCGCTGTGCAATAGGATAGCGATTATAGACCACGGCGAAATAAAGGCGCTCGGCACTCCGTCAGAGCTGAAGAAGATGGTTACCGAAGGCAGCGTCATAGACGTATCACTTAAGTTTGAGGACATAGAAAAGGCATCGCGAGTCATAGAAGCGAAGCTTGGCGTGCGGCCGCGCGTTGTGGCTGACAGGCTGAGCCTGAACGTAAAAAGGGAGGACATAAAAACGCTGAGCAGCGTCATATCCATCTTGGAGAAGGAGAAGATACCAATAATATCTATAGCAATGCACCTGCCGACGCTTGACGATGTTTTCATAAAGCTGACAGGCGCAACGATACGCGATACCCTTGGCGAGCAGCAGTCTGCAGCGTCAAAGGTC
It encodes:
- a CDS encoding PadR family transcriptional regulator, whose protein sequence is MQPEKARKNGFMNKEMRRMIIKLVLLSKLKAKKCYTYELISMVGSSGKAHAFGIEKPELKNDIYNTMHALEKSGYIKLSESKNSSNKRYYEITPEGRAALQKSKGLMIRYMRELVKIIR
- a CDS encoding ATP-binding cassette domain-containing protein, whose product is MPRDIIELSNVVKKFGDFTAVDGISLSVKEGEIFGLLGPNGAGKTTTINMLLGLLTQTSGTIKIDGMDMKHNSEAIKQSMGLMTQETVVDGDLTAVQNLDIFAELYNMGVEEKEKAIQHALEEANLLDFKDEKAGSFSGGMQRRLNLVKSMLHNPHILVLDEPTTGLDVQNRVSMWEDIRKLNRNGVTVILTTQYLEEADSLCNRIAIIDHGEIKALGTPSELKKMVTEGSVIDVSLKFEDIEKASRVIEAKLGVRPRVVADRLSLNVKREDIKTLSSVISILEKEKIPIISIAMHLPTLDDVFIKLTGATIRDTLGEQQSAASKVMWRRR